Below is a window of bacterium DNA.
AGTCGAAGAGAAAATCGAAAAGAAAGAAAAAGTGAAACAGGTTAAAAAGGAATCCAGCAAAGAACAAGAAAGTGGATTAAAACAAAAAGCAAAGGACTCTGGAGAAAAAAAGGCAATTCAGACAAGCAAGAAAGCAACTGCTAAAAAAAAGGATAATAAATAAAGGAGTTTTTCTATAATGGGAATAAATGCAGATTTAGTTAAAAAATTAAGGGAATCGACAGGCATAGGTATTATGGATTGCAAGGCGGCTTTGATAGAAGCAGACGGGGATTTGGAAAAGGCTACGAATGTTCTGCGTAAAAAGGGGTTGGCAAGTGCAAAGAAAAGAACAGGACGCCAGGCTCTGGAAGGCATTATTGCCTCCTATATACATCATGGAGATAAAATAGGTGTATTGGTAGAGATTAATTGCGAGACTGATTTTGTTGCTAGAACAGATGAATTTAAGGACTTAGCCATGAATATAGCAATGCATATTGCTGCAACAAATCCTTCTTATATTTCTAAGGAAGACGTGCCTTGTGATGTGATTGAAAAAGAAAAGGAGATATATAGCGAGCAAAGTAAAGACAAGCCAGAACATGCTATTGAAAAAATAGTTAATGGCAAACTAGAGAAATTCTTTGCGCAATTCTGTTTGTTACAGCAGACATTTATTAAAGATAGTAAAATGTCTGTTAGCGAATATATAGCGTCTGAAGTAGCCAAGCTGGGAGAAAACACCAAGGTTCGTAGATTTACTCGATATCAACTTGGAGGATAACTTGTTGAAAAAGCCTGTATACAAACGGATTTTACTCAAATTAAGTGGAGAAGCTCTCAAAGGCAAAAGAGATTTTGGTATAGATTTTGAAGAAACGGCTCTTATTGCAGAACAAATTAATGAGATACAGGCACTTGGTGTAGAAATTGCCGTTGTGATAGGGGGGGGAAATATATTTAGAGGGGTGCCAGCAAGTAAGAATGGAATAGATAGAGTCACTGCTGATTACATGGGAATGATCGCCACCATGATTAATGCATTAGCACTTCAAGGAGCGTTAGAGAATATAGGAGTAATTACCAGAGTACAAACTGCAATAGAAATGCAAAAACTAGCAGAGCCATATATAAGAAGGAAGGCTGTCAGACACTTAGAGAAGGGAAGAGTTGTGATTTTCGCAGGGGGGACAGGAAATCCGTATTTCAGCACTGATACTGCGGCTGCCCTGCGTGCAGTAGAAATAGAAGCTGAAATAGTACTTAAGGCAACAAAAGTAGATGGAGTATATAGTTCAGACCCCCTAACTAATAAGAAAGCAAAACGATTTAGTTCAATTGACTATCTTGAAGTAATAACAAAGAGGCTTAAAGTTATGGATAGTACTGCTATTTCTCTTTGCATGGATAATAATCTGCCGATTGTTGTATTTAATATGGGCCAAAAAGGTAATATTAAAAAAGTTATAATGGGAGAGAATATCGGAACTTTTGTAAAGGAGGCAAAATAGAATGCTAAAGCAAATTATTTCACAGACCGAAGCCAAAATGAAAAAATCTATTGAGGCAGTAAAGGGGGAACTGGCTACGATCAGAACCGGAAGAGCATCCGCTTCCTTAGTGGAACATCTTATGGTTGACTGTTACGGCTCGCCGGCGCCGCTCAATCAGGTGGCAGGTATTTCTGTTCCAGAGGCTCAGCTTATTATTATCCAGCCGTGGGATAAGAATATAATATCTGATGTAGAAAAGGCAATAATAAGGGCTAATATTGGACTGACACCTGTAAATGACGGCAAAGTGTTGCGTATACCTGTTCCATCTCCTACTGAGGAAAGAAGAAAAGAGCTCATAAAGATTGTAAAGAAGATAAGTGAAGAAGGGAAGATCTCTATAAGAGGAATACGACGGGATACTATTGCAGAAATTAAAAACCTGCAGAAGAATGGACAGGTGCCTGAAGACGATGCTTTTAGAGACGAAGAACATATTCAAAAAATCACAGATCAGCACATTGGTCAGATTGATGAAGTTGTAGGCAACAAGGAAAAGGCATTGATGGAGATTTGAAAAATCTGGCCTCAACATGAAGAAATTCTCAGCACTTTTCTTGATCTTTTCGCTGATTTTTACCCATCATAACCCTGGACATACATGGCTTGTGAATACGATAATTTAAACAGATTAAGGTAACACTAAAAAACAGAGGAGGACTAAGACATGGCTTATAAAATATCGGATGAATGTGTTGGCTGCGGTACATGTGTTGATGAATGCGAAGCAGAAG
It encodes the following:
- the pyrH gene encoding UMP kinase, giving the protein MKKPVYKRILLKLSGEALKGKRDFGIDFEETALIAEQINEIQALGVEIAVVIGGGNIFRGVPASKNGIDRVTADYMGMIATMINALALQGALENIGVITRVQTAIEMQKLAEPYIRRKAVRHLEKGRVVIFAGGTGNPYFSTDTAAALRAVEIEAEIVLKATKVDGVYSSDPLTNKKAKRFSSIDYLEVITKRLKVMDSTAISLCMDNNLPIVVFNMGQKGNIKKVIMGENIGTFVKEAK
- the tsf gene encoding translation elongation factor Ts — encoded protein: MGINADLVKKLRESTGIGIMDCKAALIEADGDLEKATNVLRKKGLASAKKRTGRQALEGIIASYIHHGDKIGVLVEINCETDFVARTDEFKDLAMNIAMHIAATNPSYISKEDVPCDVIEKEKEIYSEQSKDKPEHAIEKIVNGKLEKFFAQFCLLQQTFIKDSKMSVSEYIASEVAKLGENTKVRRFTRYQLGG
- the frr gene encoding ribosome recycling factor — translated: MLKQIISQTEAKMKKSIEAVKGELATIRTGRASASLVEHLMVDCYGSPAPLNQVAGISVPEAQLIIIQPWDKNIISDVEKAIIRANIGLTPVNDGKVLRIPVPSPTEERRKELIKIVKKISEEGKISIRGIRRDTIAEIKNLQKNGQVPEDDAFRDEEHIQKITDQHIGQIDEVVGNKEKALMEI